In Acidobacteriota bacterium, the following proteins share a genomic window:
- a CDS encoding ATP-dependent DNA helicase Rep — translation MNSLLEQLNAQQRAAVEHTDGPLLILAGAGSGKTRVITYRIAYLIEVCGIPPENILAVTFTNKAAGQMRDRVAALLEGRVGRLPHISTFHSFCVSVLRRHIERLGYSRDFTIYDEDDQQRAVKVAGQELGLSDWISSPRSVLARISAAKNRGVSPEKMRDSAYDPAARNLAALFERYESKLRQSNALDFDDLLLKTVVLFDDAPDVAEEYNRRFRYVMVDEYQDTNRVQYRLIRQLTHAQQNICAVGDEDQSIYRWRGADIENILNFDQDYPGTIMIRLEQNYRSTQMILDAATAVVSHNIARKGKSLRTDRGAGLRVGLYEARNADEEGWFVASEITKTLGEDSLKSVGVLFRTNAQSRTLEEALRRNRIEYRVVGGTSFYDRSEIKDALAYARLANNLRDSSAMQRIINTPPRGIGQTTIDQLLALAAERELTLWEALEQALATGAQTLSNRALKALDDFRIMMTGLARDRETHSLSEFFRAVLDHTRYIEMLDAENTPAAENRIENLRELVNAAAEAEERGERLSEFLDHAALVSDADSYDERARVTLMTLHSAKGLEFSVVFLAGMEEGLFPHKLSADDNAALEEERRLCYVGMTRARDRLVLTWVRERRFYGRQSQEGTTPSRFLSEIPHELIEPLNVTMFSSKARTSWGSAVNSVEGVERFFSQRGRDLKPSSSGPVIPRSQPATPVRWRQGSKVRHPKYGIGTVLDSEGVGEDTKVTVSFPGYGRKKLVERYASLEKV, via the coding sequence ATGAATTCATTACTGGAACAGCTTAACGCGCAACAGCGCGCCGCCGTGGAACATACCGACGGGCCGCTGCTGATCCTGGCGGGAGCGGGCAGCGGCAAGACGCGTGTCATCACTTACCGCATCGCCTATCTGATTGAGGTGTGCGGCATCCCGCCGGAAAACATTCTCGCTGTAACCTTCACCAACAAGGCCGCCGGCCAGATGAGGGACCGTGTGGCGGCGCTTCTGGAAGGCAGGGTTGGCCGGCTCCCGCACATCTCGACTTTCCATTCGTTCTGCGTCAGCGTTCTCCGGCGGCACATTGAGCGCCTGGGATACTCGCGCGACTTTACCATTTACGACGAGGATGACCAGCAGCGGGCGGTAAAGGTGGCCGGACAGGAGTTGGGCCTGAGTGACTGGATCAGTTCGCCGCGCTCGGTGCTGGCGCGTATTAGCGCCGCGAAGAACCGGGGCGTTTCTCCAGAGAAGATGCGGGACAGCGCTTATGATCCCGCAGCGCGCAATCTCGCCGCGCTCTTTGAGCGGTACGAAAGCAAGTTAAGGCAGTCGAACGCGCTCGACTTTGACGACCTGCTGCTAAAAACCGTGGTGCTCTTTGACGATGCCCCGGACGTCGCGGAGGAATACAACCGGCGCTTCCGCTACGTCATGGTGGACGAGTACCAGGACACCAACCGGGTCCAATATCGGTTAATCCGGCAGCTTACGCACGCCCAGCAGAACATCTGCGCGGTGGGCGACGAAGACCAGTCGATTTACCGATGGCGCGGGGCCGATATTGAAAATATCCTGAATTTTGACCAGGACTATCCCGGCACTATCATGATCCGCCTGGAACAGAATTATCGCTCGACGCAGATGATTCTGGACGCGGCCACGGCAGTGGTGAGCCACAACATCGCGCGCAAGGGAAAATCCCTGCGGACTGACCGCGGCGCGGGCCTGCGCGTGGGTTTGTACGAGGCGCGCAATGCGGATGAAGAGGGATGGTTTGTTGCCAGCGAGATTACGAAGACCCTCGGCGAGGATTCGTTGAAAAGCGTTGGAGTCCTGTTCCGCACTAACGCGCAGTCAAGGACGCTGGAAGAGGCCCTGCGCAGGAACCGCATCGAATACCGGGTGGTGGGAGGAACCAGTTTTTATGACCGGTCTGAGATCAAGGACGCGCTGGCGTATGCGCGGCTGGCTAATAATCTGCGTGATTCGTCCGCCATGCAGCGCATTATCAATACGCCGCCGCGGGGTATTGGGCAAACCACCATCGACCAGCTCCTGGCACTCGCTGCAGAACGTGAATTGACGCTGTGGGAAGCCCTTGAACAGGCCCTGGCTACCGGTGCGCAGACGCTTTCAAATCGCGCTCTGAAGGCCCTCGATGATTTCCGCATTATGATGACGGGGCTGGCTCGAGACCGCGAGACACACTCTCTCAGCGAGTTCTTCCGCGCAGTCCTCGACCACACGCGTTACATTGAAATGCTGGACGCAGAGAATACGCCGGCGGCCGAGAACCGCATCGAGAACCTGCGCGAACTGGTAAACGCCGCGGCCGAGGCGGAAGAGCGTGGCGAGCGCCTGTCGGAATTTCTGGACCACGCCGCACTGGTTTCAGACGCCGACAGTTACGATGAGCGCGCCCGAGTGACGCTGATGACGCTCCACAGCGCCAAAGGGTTGGAGTTTTCCGTCGTTTTCCTGGCGGGCATGGAAGAAGGTCTCTTTCCACACAAGCTCTCGGCCGACGACAATGCCGCCCTCGAGGAGGAGCGCCGTCTGTGTTACGTGGGCATGACGCGCGCCCGTGACCGCCTGGTCCTCACCTGGGTGCGTGAGCGGCGCTTTTACGGCCGCCAGTCGCAGGAAGGGACCACGCCTTCGCGTTTCTTAAGCGAAATTCCGCACGAGCTTATCGAGCCGCTCAATGTTACGATGTTTTCTTCCAAGGCGCGTACGAGCTGGGGCAGCGCGGTCAATTCCGTCGAGGGTGTTGAAAGGTTTTTCTCCCAACGCGGGCGCGATCTGAAACCTTCGAGCTCAGGGCCAGTGATTCCGCGATCCCAACCGGCGACCCCGGTACGCTGGCGGCAGGGCTCGAAAGTGCGGCACCCCAAGTACGGGATCGGGACCGTCCTCGATTCGGAGGGCGTAGGGGAAGATACCAAAGTGACGGTCAGCTTTCCCGGCTACGGCCGCAAGAAGCTGGTAGAGCGATACGCGTCCCTTGAAAAAGTCTGA
- a CDS encoding SDR family oxidoreductase, which produces MAEDIRDKVAIVTGGTRGIGFSIAQRLLAEGAKVFICGRNAGHLKAALEALGKQSRGNVDGVAADMRRYEDCRKVVQSAAEKFGGVDILINNAGLGYFKPVDQLTPDEWDETIETNLSGVFYCCREAIPLFRKRGGGYIFNISSLAGTNPIAGGSAYNASKFGLNGFSEAMMQDVRHDGIRVSYIMPGSVDTDFGAAPGSKPRASWKLTGDDIAKAVVDLYKFPKTALASRIEMRPSQPPKKN; this is translated from the coding sequence ATGGCAGAGGATATCAGGGACAAAGTTGCAATCGTGACTGGCGGAACGCGGGGCATTGGCTTCAGCATCGCGCAACGACTGCTGGCCGAGGGCGCAAAAGTATTTATCTGCGGGCGTAATGCCGGGCACCTGAAAGCGGCGCTCGAAGCGTTGGGAAAGCAATCCAGGGGCAACGTGGACGGAGTCGCCGCAGATATGCGCCGCTATGAAGACTGCCGGAAAGTAGTGCAGAGCGCGGCAGAAAAATTCGGAGGGGTTGATATTCTTATTAACAATGCCGGTTTGGGTTATTTTAAGCCCGTGGACCAGCTGACACCAGACGAGTGGGATGAAACCATCGAAACAAACCTCTCCGGAGTCTTCTACTGCTGCCGTGAAGCCATTCCGCTGTTTCGCAAGCGCGGCGGCGGTTACATCTTCAACATCTCCAGCCTGGCGGGTACGAATCCAATCGCGGGCGGCAGCGCTTATAATGCCTCCAAGTTCGGGTTGAATGGATTCAGCGAAGCCATGATGCAGGACGTGCGTCATGACGGCATCCGGGTAAGCTACATCATGCCCGGCAGCGTGGATACCGATTTCGGCGCGGCGCCGGGATCGAAGCCCAGGGCGTCGTGGAAGCTGACCGGAGACGACATCGCCAAGGCTGTGGTCGACCTTTACAAGTTTCCGAAGACGGCGCTCGCCAGCAGGATCGAGATGCGGCCGTCACAGCCACCGAAAAAGAACTAA
- a CDS encoding cephalosporin hydroxylase: MIQLSEWRLSRALRLFLRRPVYSVRQMFRGSLPTRSHYRGRFRMTLKEWFLRHERDIVYQEARWMGVRIIKNPLDTWIYQELIYAVQPDVILEIGSSYGGSTLYFANLLDLIGKGTVISVDIDRSNFNVTHSRIHPITGDSSSPEVEREIFGLCRGKKVMISHDSSHYKEKVLNDLRRYSPLVPVGSYFVVEDGIYDLFSPLEGVGGFSDGPFDAITEFLKENQAFEPDLSCERYVFTNHPMGFLKRVR, translated from the coding sequence ATGATCCAACTTTCTGAATGGAGGCTTTCGAGGGCTCTTCGGCTCTTTCTCCGACGCCCGGTATACTCCGTTCGCCAGATGTTCCGGGGCAGCTTGCCCACCAGAAGCCATTACCGAGGCCGTTTCAGGATGACGCTGAAGGAATGGTTCCTGCGTCATGAACGGGACATCGTCTACCAGGAAGCCCGCTGGATGGGAGTTCGAATCATCAAAAATCCACTCGATACGTGGATCTATCAGGAACTGATTTATGCTGTGCAACCCGACGTCATCCTGGAAATCGGCAGCAGCTATGGCGGCAGCACTTTGTACTTTGCCAACCTTCTGGATCTGATTGGCAAAGGGACAGTAATTTCGGTCGATATCGATCGCAGCAATTTTAATGTGACTCACTCCAGGATCCATCCGATCACCGGGGACAGCAGTTCCCCTGAGGTGGAGCGGGAAATCTTCGGGCTGTGCCGTGGCAAGAAGGTGATGATTTCGCACGATTCCTCTCACTATAAAGAGAAGGTTTTGAACGATCTGCGGAGGTATTCGCCACTAGTTCCAGTAGGAAGCTACTTTGTGGTTGAAGATGGGATTTACGACCTTTTCTCACCGCTTGAGGGCGTGGGTGGCTTTTCCGACGGGCCGTTTGATGCCATTACGGAATTCCTCAAGGAAAATCAAGCCTTCGAGCCCGACCTGAGCTGCGAGCGGTACGTTTTTACCAATCACCCTATGGGGTTCCTTAAGAGGGTCCGCTGA
- a CDS encoding redoxin domain-containing protein, with translation MTYQAASGEQKSWQNVPPARKVGKGVRTAWVSAACILAFLAAGARAQATPPQVSVILQKVGYVYGHLENYHLAVTRESSFLQSHASFSRHSEISLDGARGGRARMELTGDGPNVVIVSDGKTTWQYAPDKKQYSERQEPALANEGGAQELTGGHEDLFRQMHDLLVGRFVKLPQLEKSATFEGEEKITFEGRQTPCYRITIHLENLIDQLWISQSGFLVLQEKTTQTPASSGGRTLVNDNIQVREIRTHAARPPDFFTFTPPANAWRVVALELPGEREGVEGTSAGNFTLSDVEGNQVSLSDFQGKTVLMSFWATWCMPCKRELPTLQKIFEERKDVVVLTVDDENAETVRNFLEDNHYAFPALMDRERTLFRKFAVHFIPTVLVIDQEGVIVHEIVGWEGPQELLAALKTAETGDAKPARTGSNLLRQ, from the coding sequence ATGACGTATCAGGCGGCCTCCGGCGAGCAGAAAAGCTGGCAGAATGTGCCTCCCGCGAGGAAAGTCGGGAAGGGAGTGCGCACTGCTTGGGTATCTGCAGCCTGCATTCTTGCCTTTCTCGCAGCAGGCGCTAGAGCTCAGGCCACACCACCCCAGGTAAGTGTGATTCTGCAAAAGGTTGGCTATGTTTACGGCCACCTGGAGAATTACCACCTCGCGGTCACACGGGAGAGCTCTTTCCTGCAATCTCACGCAAGCTTCTCTCGCCATTCGGAAATTTCACTGGATGGCGCCCGGGGAGGGCGAGCGCGAATGGAGCTGACCGGCGATGGGCCCAACGTTGTAATCGTCAGCGACGGGAAAACCACCTGGCAGTATGCGCCGGATAAGAAGCAATATTCGGAACGCCAAGAGCCTGCGCTGGCGAATGAGGGCGGTGCGCAAGAGCTTACAGGCGGGCATGAGGACCTGTTCCGGCAGATGCATGACCTTCTTGTGGGTCGTTTTGTGAAGCTGCCGCAGCTTGAAAAAAGTGCAACGTTCGAGGGCGAGGAAAAGATCACGTTCGAGGGCAGACAAACGCCTTGTTACCGGATTACGATCCATCTGGAGAACCTCATAGACCAGTTGTGGATTAGCCAGTCTGGTTTTCTGGTGCTGCAGGAGAAGACGACCCAGACTCCCGCAAGCTCCGGGGGCCGGACGCTTGTGAATGACAATATTCAAGTTCGTGAAATCCGCACGCACGCCGCGCGGCCCCCGGATTTTTTTACATTTACCCCGCCCGCCAATGCCTGGCGTGTTGTGGCGCTGGAATTGCCTGGCGAGAGGGAAGGTGTTGAGGGTACATCAGCGGGGAATTTCACTCTGAGCGACGTCGAGGGCAACCAGGTCAGCCTGAGTGATTTTCAGGGCAAGACTGTTCTCATGAGTTTTTGGGCAACATGGTGCATGCCTTGCAAACGAGAGCTGCCCACGCTTCAAAAAATTTTTGAGGAGCGCAAGGATGTGGTGGTCCTCACCGTGGATGACGAGAATGCGGAAACCGTCAGAAACTTTCTGGAGGACAATCATTATGCCTTTCCAGCACTGATGGACCGGGAACGAACGCTTTTCAGGAAGTTTGCTGTACACTTTATTCCCACGGTGCTCGTGATCGATCAGGAAGGGGTCATCGTCCATGAGATCGTGGGATGGGAAGGTCCCCAGGAACTTCTTGCGGCGCTCAAAACCGCGGAAACCGGGGATGCGAAGCCGGCGAGAACAGGAAGCAACCTATTGCGCCAATGA
- the glgC gene encoding glucose-1-phosphate adenylyltransferase codes for MVTDTIVCLLAGGAGERLYPLTRDRAKPAVTFGGIYRIIDITLSNCINSDLRRIFVLTQYKALSLNRHIREGWSMLAGELGEFVQILPPMMRVGDSWYRGTADAIFQNIYSIGSEPCKYVLILSGDHVYKMNYQLMIQRHIDAGAEATVGVIEVDVADASRFGVVELDSQHRIVAWQEKPPNPKPSPENPNKCYASMGIYCFNRDVLIQCTIDDTDDPGSNHDFGKDIIPRLLERGNIYAYDFVDENKKEAQYWRDIGTLGAYYDANMDLVDISPVFNLYDSSWPVRTYQRQYPPPKFVFAQEGRRMGIAVDSLVSSGSIISGGRVTHSIISPNVRVNSYTDIEGSILFSHVNVGRYSRIRRAIIDRHINLPERTEIGYNLEEDRKKYHVTDEGIVVVVPERRMFEEPE; via the coding sequence ATGGTCACAGACACCATCGTTTGCCTGCTGGCAGGAGGAGCGGGGGAGCGCCTTTACCCCCTGACCCGCGACCGAGCCAAACCCGCAGTCACCTTCGGGGGTATCTATCGCATTATCGATATAACGCTGTCCAACTGCATCAACTCTGACCTGCGTCGGATCTTCGTGCTGACGCAATACAAAGCCCTTTCCCTTAACCGGCACATTCGCGAAGGCTGGAGCATGCTGGCAGGCGAACTCGGCGAGTTTGTCCAGATCCTCCCTCCCATGATGCGCGTGGGCGACTCCTGGTACCGCGGCACGGCTGACGCGATTTTCCAGAACATCTATTCCATCGGCAGCGAACCGTGCAAATACGTTCTGATCCTTTCCGGCGACCACGTTTACAAGATGAATTATCAACTGATGATCCAGCGGCACATTGACGCCGGGGCGGAAGCGACTGTGGGAGTCATTGAGGTGGATGTCGCGGATGCTTCGCGCTTCGGCGTGGTGGAGCTCGACTCGCAACACCGCATTGTGGCCTGGCAGGAGAAGCCCCCCAATCCCAAGCCATCGCCGGAAAACCCCAACAAGTGTTATGCCTCGATGGGCATATACTGCTTCAATCGTGACGTCCTGATCCAGTGCACTATAGACGATACTGACGACCCCGGCTCAAACCACGATTTTGGCAAGGACATCATTCCCAGACTGCTTGAGCGCGGCAACATCTACGCCTACGACTTCGTGGATGAGAACAAGAAAGAGGCCCAGTACTGGCGGGACATCGGGACACTGGGAGCGTACTACGATGCCAACATGGATCTGGTGGACATTTCCCCGGTCTTCAACCTTTACGATTCCAGTTGGCCCGTCCGGACCTACCAGCGGCAGTATCCGCCCCCCAAGTTTGTGTTTGCTCAGGAAGGACGGCGGATGGGGATTGCGGTGGACTCCCTGGTTTCCTCAGGCTCCATCATTTCCGGCGGCCGCGTCACGCATTCCATTATTTCTCCAAACGTCCGCGTGAACAGTTACACAGACATTGAAGGCTCCATTCTTTTCTCGCACGTCAATGTGGGAAGATACTCCCGCATCCGCCGCGCCATTATTGACCGTCACATCAACCTGCCGGAACGCACGGAAATCGGCTACAACCTGGAAGAAGACCGCAAGAAGTACCATGTGACGGATGAGGGTATCGTCGTGGTGGTTCCGGAACGGCGTATGTTCGAAGAACCAGAGTAG
- a CDS encoding SGNH/GDSL hydrolase family protein: MWPGIEGQTVLAPAVRHVAREPIEWIRLWLPNVNKKDLPQVLLIGDSITQAYYEDVSADLKGKAYVGYLTSSLSVGDPMLPQQIALVLKNYRFDVIHFNNGLHGKDYTEMEYARYFPQFVKAIQANARGASLIWTSSTPVREGKDMSELAPFTKRVAARNKIAADYARKEEIRIDDLYAAVLHRPEYYLGVDGTHPNSQGRTAEARDVAASILRVLGQ; encoded by the coding sequence ATGTGGCCAGGAATTGAAGGGCAGACGGTCTTAGCCCCTGCAGTGCGTCACGTCGCGCGTGAGCCCATCGAATGGATTCGCCTGTGGCTGCCGAATGTGAATAAGAAAGACCTGCCGCAAGTACTACTGATCGGCGATTCTATTACCCAGGCCTATTACGAGGATGTAAGCGCGGATCTGAAAGGTAAAGCATACGTCGGATATCTCACTTCGTCACTCTCAGTGGGTGATCCGATGCTCCCTCAGCAGATTGCTCTGGTTTTGAAGAATTACAGGTTCGACGTGATCCACTTCAACAATGGTTTGCACGGGAAAGACTATACCGAAATGGAATATGCACGGTATTTTCCGCAGTTTGTCAAGGCCATCCAGGCTAACGCACGGGGTGCCAGTCTGATCTGGACCAGCAGCACGCCCGTGCGCGAGGGGAAAGACATGTCCGAATTAGCTCCTTTTACCAAGCGCGTAGCTGCCCGCAACAAAATCGCTGCCGACTATGCCCGCAAGGAGGAGATTCGGATTGACGATCTCTACGCGGCTGTCTTGCACCGCCCCGAGTATTACCTGGGTGTCGATGGCACACATCCCAACTCGCAAGGCCGCACTGCCGAAGCCCGCGACGTCGCAGCTTCCATCCTTAGAGTCCTGGGCCAATAG
- a CDS encoding exo-alpha-sialidase, with product MKFHRLKILLTIAIVIAAAAFVHSRSTQAPRVPQIELLRTPGGGIQPQTAVDSGGVLHMIYFTGDASAGNIEYVRRAPGNSAFSKPIRVNSQPASALAVGTVRGPQMAVGADGQVDVVWFGSSKATPKGPDNSTPLLFSRLDASGTAFTPQRNLVQYAKGLDGGLSVAADKKSNVYVVWHATGTTPGEAHRRVYLARSADGGRTFAREVAVSPAALGACGCCGMRAFVDGSGALFVLYRAAAEDIHRNMTLLVSTDSGRTFRASEVSAWQLNACPMSTAYLGEGGQRVLAAWEKAGEVYFDRINPATFQLSSSFAAPGQSNDRKHPAVAANSQGQVLLAWTEGTGWKKGGSLAWQLYDQSGRPLGTAGHALGVPVWGLPSIYTTPNGNFTIVY from the coding sequence ATGAAGTTTCATCGGCTGAAAATCTTGTTGACGATTGCCATCGTGATCGCCGCCGCTGCGTTTGTCCATTCAAGAAGTACGCAAGCGCCCCGGGTCCCCCAGATTGAGCTTTTGCGGACTCCAGGCGGCGGCATCCAGCCGCAGACCGCAGTTGATTCGGGCGGCGTACTCCACATGATTTACTTTACGGGCGACGCGTCGGCGGGCAACATCGAGTACGTTCGGCGCGCCCCTGGCAACTCAGCATTTTCAAAACCTATTCGGGTGAACAGCCAGCCAGCGAGCGCTCTCGCGGTGGGCACAGTTCGTGGTCCTCAGATGGCGGTGGGAGCGGATGGGCAGGTTGATGTCGTCTGGTTTGGCTCGTCGAAGGCAACTCCCAAGGGGCCGGACAACTCAACCCCCCTGCTCTTCTCACGCCTTGACGCCTCCGGCACGGCCTTTACACCACAGCGCAATCTGGTGCAGTACGCCAAAGGACTTGATGGCGGTCTCTCCGTTGCGGCCGACAAGAAGAGTAATGTCTACGTAGTTTGGCACGCGACTGGAACAACGCCCGGTGAAGCGCACCGCCGAGTTTACCTGGCACGTTCCGCTGATGGCGGCAGGACCTTTGCGCGGGAAGTCGCGGTTTCGCCTGCTGCGCTGGGCGCCTGTGGCTGCTGCGGAATGCGCGCCTTTGTTGATGGCAGCGGCGCATTGTTCGTCCTGTATCGCGCCGCCGCTGAAGACATCCATCGCAACATGACGCTGCTGGTCTCTACGGACAGCGGCCGCACGTTCCGTGCCAGTGAAGTTTCCGCCTGGCAGCTCAACGCCTGCCCCATGAGCACGGCCTATCTGGGCGAAGGGGGACAGCGCGTGCTGGCTGCATGGGAAAAAGCCGGCGAGGTTTACTTCGACCGGATCAACCCAGCGACCTTCCAACTCTCATCTTCATTTGCCGCGCCGGGCCAGAGCAACGACCGGAAGCATCCCGCCGTAGCTGCCAATTCGCAAGGCCAAGTACTTCTGGCCTGGACGGAAGGGACCGGCTGGAAAAAGGGCGGTTCACTTGCGTGGCAGCTCTACGACCAGTCAGGCCGGCCCCTCGGCACCGCTGGACACGCGCTCGGCGTTCCCGTCTGGGGCCTGCCCAGTATTTACACCACCCCCAACGGCAACTTCACGATTGTTTACTGA